In a genomic window of Muntiacus reevesi chromosome 1, mMunRee1.1, whole genome shotgun sequence:
- the CD320 gene encoding CD320 antigen, which produces MNGWVARSLARRAAALGLGLRVLLGFGLCLETASTPIQTWSSTQAPGPSAGSCPPADFQCRSDGRCVPLIWRCDVDQDCPDGSDEEECGTEVPTGSHSPCDFMGDCPDRNKNLLNCGPQPCSEGELCCAPDGLCIPSTWLCDGHPDCSDYSDELGCGTKTHQEGSATSMGTPVTLESVTYPRNATVTAIEDQDSVQSGNRSAYGIIAAVAVLSVSLAAGILFALSRLCAQGGLAPLRLLVSVKGSLQPERKTSVL; this is translated from the exons ATGAACGGTTGGGTGGCCCGGAGTCTAGCGCGGCGTGCTGCGGCCCTAGGCCTGGGGCTGCGGGTACTGCTCGGCTTCGGGCTGTGCCTGGAGACCGCCTCGACTCCAATCCAGACCTGGTCCTCGACCCAGGCCCCAG GCCCTAGCGCAGGCTCGTGCCCGCCCGCCGACTTCCAGTGCCGGAGCGATGGCCGCTGCGTGCCTCTCATCTGGCGTTGCGATGTTGACCAGGACTGCCCTGATGGCAGTGATGAAGAAGAGTGTG GTACTGAGGTACCCACTGGCAGCCACTCTCCTTGTGACTTCATGGGTGACTGCCCTGACCGCAACAAGAATCTTCTCAACTGCGGGCCCCAGCCCTGCTCTGAAGGCGAGCTGTGCTGCGCGCCGGACGGTCTGTGTATCCCAAGCACGTGGCTCTGCGATGGCCACCCAGATTGTTCCGACTACAGCGACGAGCTTGGCTGCG GAACCAAGACCCACCAGGAGGGGAGCGCCACGTCCATGGGGACGCCTGTGACCCTGGAGAGTGTCACTTATCCCAGGAATGCCACAGTCACCGCCATCGAGGACCAGGACTCCGTTCAGTCTGGAAACCGAAGTGCCTATGGGATTATCGCAGCTGTAG CGGTACTCAGTGTCAGCCTGGCTGCTGGCATCCTCTTCGCATTGTCACGGCTCTGTGCCCAAGGAGGCCTGGCCCCGCTGCGGCTGCTGGTGTCCGTGAAGGGGTCACTGCAGCCAGAGAGGAAGACCTCGGTGCTCTGA